The following proteins are co-located in the Eriocheir sinensis breed Jianghai 21 chromosome 34, ASM2467909v1, whole genome shotgun sequence genome:
- the LOC127007037 gene encoding trichohyalin-like isoform X3 produces MFLRGYLVLVALAASIAAAWTAGRTTERPDETDITVQPKTGGEVSAAGGGDTHEPDDYTGGHESWVMEEPGGIQGARPKGKEWTERVTKVAWTPRREERDWNGPGKRRRTIRIYTRRGKNVSRKGKCRNSGRGRGRSGKWRKKRERYEVSGRRGRNGKWREKKERFEVKGRKEGNGKWREKKERFGVKGRKEGNVKCREKKERFKVRGRREGNSKWRKRKERFEVNRRREGNDKIRKKREKYEVNKGGGYGKWRKSREKLEVNRRRGRNGKSRNKREKYEIKKNWKKGGRKGKTVRKYSNRESRNRRGARNGDSGRRGKRKETPGKSNPMKGSWAKVMERVEEKTKRSVKKENQNPRNVGFKGTRKNIRTNVRNKKLRRRIKWTGKSRNKRRSGTVSKTVVMRKDKTENIGRKKGNKRTRRCKRVRKGDGISRKEKRKMEAGRKEEDKGDNKEKDEVVIITETLRRNTKTEGGPKVEKIWTMNMTERTRRAQNINTPHNKTTAKNEPINERAEDGTRVGTQETGMRKVFKEEAIKERENGGKLEEEREGGRNTVNGISEEPINRGRTINQSRGNEFIRDGKRGGEKGRGKVSGREMDEKEGKGRVSKTGRERLNRGREMGGKTRNAVGVYEERKGGEGEELTGYTGRLGMGGEEKGEEKGEKRARQMEGEKGSDIKGTVRRRLGKRSEEKRRIENEGKIDKKEKALKLKEKENNTKKHIREREKPKRTKTALKPMDRNVTKKGKYKDRSENKRGRKQVKKRLVKSSKSEKVQGKEKTEKKKDESGVKTGIKKAEDEDEKDAITQEVNGRGREENTNGRLKQKRGDEDPSDEEVKRALEVMERKRKHEENEKGRQRKEKEGNNRPFQDNNVYRNNFELGNGRNRKREEFADKDMDERRNGNKEIENKNVTTPSFFGVTKRKKGREKGGNNATRTQRNGRSENMKQRRTEEEKTDDKPSEEKILTAMKEALEKKLERRKRRREELQMGKRNETEEEKRRKNEEKQLRKDKRIVRRVRETEEKNMEALRKKEEDRELKNALLSILGEVEDKDGGRKEDGKSDEVGERSKEVKSEEIEKNTSRRLEDRRFGESREASRARPGNATQKSQKKESVAKDLFLMLKEAEMAERGAEGEGVSKPQELRNAQTNESNLTSKSWEEVKQEMERRERERKNETLPRKGTDGKGMEEEQGKLRESGEFQKEPGTQNKIFSGKGTKSNTKGMKLEHGELEESEEFKQKLGTQNKNLTGKEADDRGMEREHAKPREPEGESKNTPESKKEKDEKIHHPFPSGRVFTNNNTSPVYLQPTWESSLSLLGVKAASHVTAKYFSDSEPTSITLHIKRPLQPTKGVNETPVAGKEADAGETLLQVNGKGVNTDIVTNENVRLNPDAWNWFTVFQKDKVFAVFRAGDQIPVLVYAAPPYSNISCTNLTLVQVWSRTAAEWDLRGDFYNGENEAREPKDPAIRKELTGLRGGLLTRLGVAALLKLYGWSVEDDDPRLIDYGDLRESMMTVRPLKIVLVYFGRAGSVNESWHDEEKVKQFHKHRNISTIVS; encoded by the exons ATGTTTCTCCGCGGATACCTCGTCTTGGTCGCCCTCGCAGCGTCCATAGCGGCAGCGTGGACGGCGGGGAGAACAACAGAGCGACCAGACGAAACAGACATTACCGTGCAACCCAAGACGGGAGGCGAGGTAAGTGCTGCTGGCGGTGGCGATACGCATGAGCCCGACGACTATACCGGAGGACATGAAAGCTGGGTAATGGAGGAGCCCGGGGGAATACAAGGAGCCAGgccgaagggaaaggaatggacggAGAGGGTGACCAAAGTAGCATGGACaccgaggagagaggaaagagactgGAATGGTCCCGGCAAACGAAGGAGGACTATACGTATCTACaccaggagaggaaagaatgtgtcaaggaaaggaaaatgccGGAATAGCggacggggaagaggaagaagtggcaaatggagaaagaagagagaaagatatgagGTTagtggacgaagaggaagaaatggcaaatggagagagaagaaagaaag atttgaagttaagggacgaaaagaaggaaatggcaaatggagagagaaaaaagaaagatttggagttaagggacgaaaagaaggaaatgtcaaatgtagagagaagaaagaaagatttaaAGTTaggggacgaagagaaggaaatagcaaatggagaaagaggaaggaaaggtttgaGGTTaacagacgaagagaaggaaatgacaaaatcagaaagaagagagaaaaatatgaggttaacaaaggaggaggatatggtaaatggagaaagagtagagaaaaacTTGAGGTGaacagacgaagaggaagaaacggcaaatcaagaaataagagagaaaaatatgagatTAAGAAAAACTGGAAAAAGGGAGGCAGAAAAGGAAAGACCGTGCGAAAATATAGTAACAGAGAGAGTAGAAATAGGAGAGGGGCGAGGAATGGAGACTCGGGAAGGcgtggaaaaaggaaagagactcCAGGGAAGAGTAATCCAATGAAGGGGTCTTGGGCAAAGGTTATGGAGCGagtggaagagaagacaaagagaagcgtGAAGAAGGAGAATCAGAACCCACGTAATGTAGGATTCAAAGGTACGAGAAAGAATATAAGAACCAACGTCAGAAATAAGAAGCTGAGACGGAGAATCAAGTGGACAGGAAAGAgtagaaacaaaagaagatcagGAACCGTAAGCAAAACAGTAGTGATGAGGAAAGACAAAACGGAAAATATAGGtcggaaaaagggaaataaacggACTAGAAGGtgtaagagagtaagaaagggagatggaataagtagaaaggagaagagaaaaatggaagccggtagaaaggaagaagataaaggagataaCAAGGAAAAGGACGAAGTAGTGATTATAACAGAAACACTAAGGAGGAACACGAAAACGGAGGGTGGGCCAAAAGTCGAAAAAATCTGGACAATGAACATGACTGAAAGAACACGAAGAGCGCAGAACATAAACACACCGCATaacaaaacaacagcaaagaACGAACCAATAAATGAGAGAGCGGAAGATGGAACGAGAGTGGGAACGCAAGAAACGGGAATGAGAAAAGTGTTTAAGGAGGAagcgataaaagagagagagaatggaggcaaactagaagaagagagagaaggaggaaggaatacagTTAACGGAATAAGTGAAGAGccaataaacagaggaagaacgATTAACCAAAGTCGGGGCAATGAATTTATACGCgatggaaaacgaggaggagaaaaaggaagaggaaaagtaagtggGCGGGAGATGgacgagaaggaggggaaaggaagagtaagcaaaacaggaagagaaagattgaacaggggaagggagatgggaggaaaaacTAGGAATGCTGTTGGGGTGtacgaagagagaaagggaggagagggagaggagcttACGGGATATACAGGGAGATTAGGAATGGgcggggaagaaaagggagaagagaagggagaaaagagggcaaGGCAAATGGAAGGTGAAAAGGGTAGTGATATCAAAGGAACAGTGAGGAGGAGattagggaagagaagtgaagagaaacggAGGATTGAAAACGAGgggaagatagacaagaaagagaaggctttgaaactgaaagaaaaggaaaacaacaccaagaaacatataagagaaagggaaaagccAAAGAGGACAAAAACAGCCTTGAAACCGATGGATAGAAAtgtaacgaagaaaggaaagtataaagacaggagtgaaaataagagaggaagaaaacaggtgaAGAAAAGACTGGTGAAATCGAGTAAATCTGAAAAAGtacaagggaaagagaaaacggagaagaaaaaagacgaatcaGGTGTTAAAACTGGAATCAAGAAGgctgaagacgaagacgaaaaggatgCAATTACACAAGAGGTGAacggaagaggacgagaagagaaCACGAATGGGAGACTCAAGCAAAAACGGGGCGACGAAGATCCATCAGATGAGGAGGTAAAAAGAGCTTTGgaagtaatggaaaggaaaagaaaacacgaagaaaacgagaaaggtagacaaaggaaagaaaaagaaggaaacaacagGCCATTCCAAGATAATAATGTGTACAGAAACAACTTTGAATtgggaaatggaagaaataggaaaagagaggaatttGCTGATAAAGACATGGATGAGAGAAGGAACggaaataaagagatagagaataaAAATGTCACAACTCCTTCTTTTTTTGGcgtaacgaaaaggaaaaaaggaagagagaaaggcggGAATAACGCAACACGGACACAAAGGAATGGGAGAAGTGAAAACATGAagcaaagaagaacagaagaagagaaaacggatgATAAACCAAGTGAAGAGAAAATCCTGACAGCAATGAAGGAGGCTCTGGAAAAGAagttagagagaagaaaaaggagacgagaggaattGCAGATGGGGAAGAGAaacgagacggaggaggagaagaggagaaagaatgaagagaaacagCTACGGAAAGACAAAAGGATAGTCAGAAGGGTGCGTGAGACGGAGGAAAAGAATATGGAAGCcttgaggaagaaagaggaggacagagaATTGAAGAACGCCCTTTTGAGTATCCTCGGAGAAGTGGAAGACAAAGacgggggaagaaaagaggatgggaaatcagacgaggtgggagagagaagtaaagaagtgaaaagtgaggaaattgaaaagaacACATCAAGGCGGTTAGAGGATAGGAGATTTGGGGAAAGCAGAGAAGCAAGTAGAGCAAGACCAGGAAACGCCACGCAAAAATCACAGAAGAAGGAAAGTGTGGCTAAAGATCTATTCCTTATGCTGAAAGAGGCGGAGATGGCGGAGAGAGGAGCAGAAGGCGAGGGGGTATCGAAGCCCCAAGAGTTACGAAACGCACAGACTAACGAGAGTAACCTAACCAGCAAATCGTGGGAGGAGGTGAaacaggagatggagagaagagaaagagaaaggaaaaacgagacCTTACCACGAAAAGGGACAGATggcaaaggaatggaagaggaacaaGGCAAACTAAGGGAATCAGGAGAATTTCAAAAGGAACCTGGAACTCAAAACAAGATCTTCAGCGGGAAAGGAACAAAATCTAATACCAAAGGAATGAAACTAGAGCATGGCGAACTAGAGGAATCGGAAGAATTTAAACAGAAACTCGGAACTCAAAACAAGAACTTAACCGGGAAAGAAGCAGATGacagagggatggaaagagagcaTGCCAAACCTAGAGAACCAGAAGGAGAATCTAAAAACACACCCGAAtctaagaaggagaaggacgagaagatcCACCACCCTTTCCCTAGCGGCCGGGTCTTCACCAACAACAATACGTCCCCAGTGTACCTCCAGCCCACGTGGGagtcctctctctcactcctcggCGTCAAGGCAGCTTCCCATGTGACAGCCAAGTACTTTAGCGACTCCGAGCCCACCTCCATTACCCTGCATATCAAGAGGCCGCTCCAACCGACCAAAGGCGTGAACGAGACACCAGTAGCAGGGAAGGAAGCCGACGCAGGTGAAACTCTCCTACAGGTAAACGGTAAGGGCGTAAACACAGATATCGTGACCAATGAGAACGTGAGACTCAACCCGGACGCCTGGAATTGGTTCACGGTGTTCCAGAAGGATAAAGTCTTCGCTGTGTTTCGAGCAGGAGACCAAATCCCCGTTCTGGTGTATGCAGCGCCGCCCTACTCCAACATCTCCTGCACGAACCTAACTCTAGTGCAGGTCTGGTCTAGGACGGCAGCGGAGTGGGACCTGCGAGGGGACTTTTACAACGGGGAGAACGAAGCGCGTGAACCCAAGGACCCGGCCATCAGGAAGGAGTTGACGGGGTTGCGCGGGGGTCTTCTTACGCGTCTGGGAGTGGCCGCGTTACTCAAGCTGTACGGATGGAGTGTTGAGGACGATGACCCCCGCCTGATAGATTACGGTGACTTGAGGGAGAGTATGATGACTGTACGACCTCTGAAGATCGTGTTGGTGTATTTCGGGCGAGCGGGAAGTGTTAATGAATCCTGGCACGATGAAGAGAAGGTCAAACAGTTCCATAAACACAGGAATATTTCAACGATCGTGTCCTGA